The Actinomyces wuliandei genome contains the following window.
GACGAAGAGGGCAGCGCGCATGACTCCAGCCTAGCCCAGCTGGCGGGCTTGTTCTGGCGGCTGCGTGAGGCACTCCTGGTGGCCTGCGGTTAACCGGTTCCATGTCTGAGGCCTCATCGCCAGAGCCCCGCTGCTCGTTCCCAAGTCGGGACGGTGCGGAGCTCCTCGGTGCCACTCCCGCAGGCGCGGGGGCAGGGGTCACGGGGGTCGTGTCCCTGGGGGCGCCCCTGTCTGGGGGTGCCTGGGTGGGGTTTTGGGTCTGGGGGTTGTCACGGTGGTGTGGCAGGGGTTACGGTCTGGTTATGCGGATGAGCAAGGAGGAGTGGTACCAGGCGTGGCTGCACGCCACGCCGGAGTGGGTGGACGCGAACATGGACGGCATGCTGGCGTACCAGGGGTGGTCGCCGATGGGTGTGGGTGCCCCGGCCACGGACGAGCACGTGGGCTACTTTGGTGGGGTGCTGCCCGCGTCGGTGCTGCACCTGTGGGAGCGGTTCGGGTTCGACGGGTTCGGGCAGGGGCGGTGGTGGTTCACTGACCCCTACCGGTGGGTGCCGGTGGTGGAGGCCTGGCTGGAGGGGACCCCTGTGCCGTTCCCCAGCCAGCGGTGGTGGTGCCTGGCCCGTTCCGCGATGGGGACCATGAGGCTGTGGGGGGAGGTCTCCGGCCCCGCCCTGGACGTCACCCCCGCCCTGGGAACCGTCTACCCCGACGCGGTCAGTGCCTCCAGGATGTCGGAGGCGGTGATGCGCGAGCGCATGGGGTGCACCACCCTGGCCTCCCCCCGCAGGGACACGATCGATGACGACGACACCGGGGTGCTGGTGGCTGACTGGGCGATAGAGCACCTCGGAGTGCTGGGGGCGGGGCAGGTCTACGGGCTGACCCCGGCCTACTGCTTCACGGGCCGGGTCAGCCTGGACCAGGTGGGCATCGAGGACGCCACCGCGCACCTCACCTTCCTGGCCCAGGCCCAGGAGCACACCCTGTGGGAGGACTTCTCCGCCGCCGCCGCGCAGGTCGCCGCCACCATCGCCGCAGGCGACCCGGGCACCGGCAGCGACGGGACAGGCGGCGGCCCGGGGGCGGGGTCCTGATGGCCGGGCGCTGGCGGGACCGGCTGCGCAGGCGCGGGCGCCCCGCAGGTCCCACCGCTCCCGCCTCCGCTGCTGGGCCCGCGGGCAGCAGCAGCGGCGGTGTGCCCGGTGGTGGGCCGGTCCCCGGCCACAGCGGCGGGGGCGGCGATGGCGCTGCCCTGGTGGCCTCTGACATGTTCACCCCCGGCAGGGCGGGCGGGCAGGAGGTCCTGGTGTGGGAGGGGTCGGTGGCTGCCCCGGCGAGCCCGCTGGCGTGGCACTCGGCCACCCCGGTGGAGGTGTTCTTCCACACCGGCCACCACGCCTCCACCCGGGTCCTGGCCCCCGAGTTCACCCGCCAGCTCGACCGCCAGCCCAACCCCAGCAGCACTGCGAGGGACCGCAAGAAGTTCATGGACAAGGTCGTGGATGACCTGACTCGTGTGCACCAGCTCTCCTGGGAGGACGCGCGGGCCAGGGCGGCTGAGGTGGACCGGGCGCTGGTGGTGCTCCACGAGTCCGACCAGGTCACCTACGGCCCCTCCCAGCCCGCCACCACCACCGAGGGGTGGCCCTCCCTGGGCCACGGGGCGGTCAGCTCCTCTCTCGGCCCCCAGAACAAGCCTGTGGCCACCGTCCTGGAGCAGGCCGCCCTGGCCGTCCCAGCCGACCAGAGGGCGTACGTGCGCCTCCTCCTGCGCGCGGTGCTCACCGCCTCCCCGGCCCTGGCCCAGGACCTGCGCCACGGCCAGGTGGTGCTGGAGCCCCGCACCCGGGAGCAGATGAGTGCGACCAGCCCCCGGGGGCCACCATGGACCCCCACCCACGTCGCCGCCACCCTCGCCACCGACCGTGCCCCCTGGGACCCACCACCCGCCCAGGCCCAGCCCGCCACCCCGGCCCGGAGCAAGGAGGCCCCCGCCGGGGCCGACCTCTCCCGCACCGCCCGCCTGCGCGAGCGAACCGCCCGCCTGCGCCAGGCCTCCTTCCCCCACCCACCCACCACCGCCGCACGCACACCACCAGCACAGCCCCAGGCAGGCCAGCCACCCCAGACGGGCGCCACCCCGGCCAGGCCGGACCAGCCACCCCGGCCCCTGACCCGCGAGGAGGTCCTGGCCAGGATCACCACCCAAGCCACCCAGACGGCCCCCCACCCCACGCCAGACCCCCACCAGAAACCGGAAGCACAACCGAGGCCTGAGCCGCTAAGACCCGACCCCGACCTCACCCGATGAACTCACCAGTACGTAACACCGAGCCGGGGGCTTAGCACCTGACACGGCGCCTGTGCCTGAGCCGCTTCTGGCCAGTCGCCCAGCTGTGGCTGACTGACAGTAGGCGGAGACGGGTGCTCGGTCGGAGCTGGACTGGCGCTCACGGGTGGACAGTCTCATGGACAAAAAAGGGGGTTATAATCGTGGTCATGGCGGGAGAGAGGCAGTACACCAAGACTCATCCATGGATTACCTTCACCTTTCGAGCGGACAGGCTTCGGCCCGAGACGTGGGTGCTGCTGGGTGAGGCGGCTTCGAAGTGTGAGCACCTGGCAGGCTCGGCACTGCCCCCAGAAGTCGCTCGGGAGCTGAGTCTCCTGAGCCTGGAGCGCGGCGCCCACGGGACCACCAGCATTGAGGGCAATACTCTGACTGAGAAGGAGGTGCGGGCGATCATTGATGGTGCTGATGACACGCCGCCGTCGCGGGCCTACCAGCGCCAGGAGATCGAGAACCTGATCTCCCTGTTCAATGACATTGCTGAGGAGTGTGTGAGCGGCACACCCCAGCCGCTGAGCCCGGAGCGGCTCAAGGAGCAGCACGCGCGTCTCATGGTCGGTCAGCCGCAGAAGGAGGACCTGGAGCCTGGCCGCTTCCGTACCCACAGTGTCGTGGTGGGTCGGTACCGCGGGGCGCCGTCGGAGGACTGCGACTACCTGGTGGACAGACTGTGTGAGTGGATGAACCGTGAGCTTGACAGCCTGGGGGCAGTCGGCCACTCCATGCGTCAACCCCAGGCGGTTGTCCTTGCTGTCCTGGCGCACCTGTACATGACGTGGATCCACCCTTTCAGCGACGGTAACGGGAGGATTGCTCGTCTTCTGGAGTTTGAGCTGCTGCTGCGTACAGGGGTGCCTGTTCCTGCGGCGCACCTGCTGTCAAACCACTACAACAGGACCCGAGACATGTACTACGCGGTCCTGGAGCGCACCAGCCGTGCTAAAGGCTACCCGGTGGAGGAGTTCGTGCACTACGCCGTCCAGGGGCTTGTTGACGGGCTGCGCGAGCAGATCAGGACGGTTCAGTCGTCCCAACTGACGATTATGTGGCAGTCCTACGTCCACGAGCGCTTCCACGGTCAGCACACGGTTGCCAGGACGCGGATGCGTGACCTGGTCCTGGCTCTTCCGCCGGACCGGTGGACGCCGGTGGGAGAAGTAGCCGTGCTCACCCCTGAGCTCGCCCAGGCGTACGGGGGTAAGACCCCCAAGACTATCACCCGGGACGTCAACACCCTGGTGATGATGGGGCTGGTGGACAAGCAGGCCCGTCGAGGCCTGCGCCCGCGCACCGAGCTGATGGCAGCCTTTATCCCCCCACGGGCCGCGTAGCCGACGGCAGGGAGGGTATCTGACGGTCGGCAGGCTGGTCCGGGTGGCCGGTCTGGGCTGTTGCTGCTCGTTCTGGTCTGGCCGCTGTCCCGTGTCCCGCTGCGGCCCACCTGGACGGCACAGTGGGAGACTTGCCGGGTGCACGACCCCTCCAGCTCCCTCCCCGTCCGCCTGGTTACCGGGGGTACCAGGGCACAGGACGTCATGAGGCTGCGTGCCCTCCTGGCTGAGCGCCTGGTGGCCCGGGGGCTGGTAGAGCCCGGGGAGGCCCGCCCGCAGACGAGCCGCCTGCCGGTGCTGGTGCCGGTCGGGCCGCAGGAGGACCCGGTGGAGGCTGAGGCCGACATGTGCCGCCGCCTGCGCGGGGTCCCGCCCGGGACCGACCTGGTCCTGCGCACCTCCGGCTCCTCCACCGGTACCGGCCGCCTCGTGGCCGTCAGCGCCCGCTCCCTGGTGGCCTCGGCCCGGGCCACGCACGCCCGTCTGGGGGCAGCGGGCAGGTGGGTGCTGGCGCTGCCCGCCCACCACGTAGCGGGCCTGCAGGTCCTGGTCCGCTCCGTGCTGGCCGGGACAGCCCCCCTCGTGGTTGACACCTCCACAGGATTCCGCGTCCCGGCCCTGGCAGGTGCCCTGCACCGGGCGCTGAGGGGGCGCGACCCGGTGTACCTCTCCCTGGTGCCCACCCAGCTGGTGCGTGCCCTCCAGGACGAGGAGACCACCAGGCTGCTGAGCAGGACAAAGGCGGTCCTCCTGGGCGGAGCCGCCACATCCCCCACGCTCCTGTCCCGGGCACGGGCGGCTGGCACCCCCCTGGTCACGACCTACGGGGCCAGCGAGACAGCAGGCGGGTGCGTCTACGACGGCCTCCCCCTGGACGGCGTCGAGGTGGCGCTCGACGCCGAGGACCGGATCCTCCTGCGCGGTCCCGTCCTGGCCAGCGGCTACGTCGGGGATGGGAGCAGGGCCGGTGCCTGTGACATCCAGCAGGGAGCCCGGTACCACGGTGCCCCCCTGGCGGGCGGTACCGGGCAGGGTGCCGCTCGCCAGGAGGACAGCACGCCCCTGTGGCGGCCGGGGACCAGGCTGCCGGTGGCGCTCCGTCCGGGCTTCCATCTTCTGCCTACTGCGCTGCCCGGCGAGTTGCCCGACGAGGGCGGGACAGGGACGGTACGGGTCCTGGCGACCTCGGACCGGGGGCGGCTGGAGGACGGCCGCCTGGTGGTGCTGGGCCGGGCGGACGGTCTCATCAACACCGGCGGGGTCAAGGTGGACCCCCGGGAGGTGGAGGATGTCCTGACAGGTATCGAGGAGGTCGCCGAGGCCTGCGTGGTCGGCGTCCCGGACCAGGAGTGGGGCACAGTGGTGGCGGCAGCGGTGGTCCTCCAGCCGGGGGCGGTCCTGGATGGGGGCGCAGTGCGCCGTTGTGCCCGGGAGCGGCTGGGGGGGACCCACGCCCCCAAGCGTGTCGAGGTCCTCGACTCCCTGCCCCTGCGGGGTCCGGGCAAGGTGGACCGTCGGGCGGTACAGGTGCTCCTGTCCCGCTCCTGAGGGCGCCCGCTGGTTCCCTGCGCTCCTGTGCCTGGACCACAGCGGCTCCTACGTCCGGCCCCAACGGCGTCGTGCGGGGCGGGTGCTCCCGCGTGAGACCACAGGGTGGGGTGCCCGGTGGTGGGCCTGCCCGCCAGCGACGCCAGTGTCGGCACTGGTGCCACCGGTGCTGCCACCGGTGCTAAGGTCGCTGTGCCAGGGCAGCAGGGCGCCAGGACAGCAGGGGTGCGAGGTGGGGAGAACTGTGGGGGAGAACAAGGGCACACACGGCACTGGTGGTGTGGGCGGTACCGGTGACGCCACGAGCTGGGCGGAGGTCGTGCGGCTGCGCACCCTGCCAGCAGCTGTCGCCCCCGTCGTCCTGGGCTCGGGTGCCGCTGCGGCCCTGGGAACCGCGTCGCTGCCGCGCTGCCTGCTGGCTGCGGGCGTGGCCCTGGCCCTCCAGGTCGGCTCCAACCTCGCCAACGACTACTCCGACGGGGTGCGCGGTACCGACGACGACCGGACCGGGCCGCCCCGTCTCACCGCCTCCGGGCAGGTGGACCCGCGCTCGGTGAAGTACGCCGCCCTCGGGTGCTTCGCCCTGGCCGGCGTGCTGGGGCTGGTGCTCGTGGCACTGGCGGGCCAGTGGTGGCTGCTGGGCGTGGGAGCGGCAGCGGTGGCGGCCGCCTGGTTCTACACCGGCGGGTCGCGGCCCTACGGCTACATGGGCCTGGGGGAGGTGTTCGTCTTTGTCTTCTTCGGCCTGGTCGCCACTGCGGGGACCGCCTACGTGCAGGACGGCAACGTGCCCGGGTGGCTGTGGCTGGCCGCCTGCGGGATCGGGCTCATCGCCTGCTCGCTCCTCATGGTCAACAACCTGCGTGACATCGCCACCGACCCGCGGCACGGGAAGATGACACTGGCGGTGCGCCTGGGGGAGCGGGGTGCCCGCCGAGCCTTCGTGGCCATGGTGTGCGCACCCGTGGTGCTGGCGGTGGCGGCGGTCCTGTGGGCGCGTGCCGACCTGGGCGGGGTGAGGGAGGCGGGCACGTCGGGCGGGTCAGTCTGGGTGCTGCTCGCGGCCGTGACGGTGCTGGCCGTTGTGCTGGGCGTGATGGCTGCCCGGACGCTGCGGCCGGTTGTGGCCGGGGCGAGGGGAGGGGCACTGGTCCCGGCCCTGCGCGACGCCGGGCTGTACGAGCTGGCCTACGGCGTCACCCTGGCCCTGGCTCTCCTCCTGGTGGCGGCCTGACGGAACTGGCGCGATCTCCGCGTCTCCCGCGTCGCGACCTGAGTCGTTACCTGTGTGGCTGTCGGGGTGGTCGCCTGCCTGCCCGCCCGGCCGGGGTGTGAGA
Protein-coding sequences here:
- a CDS encoding GAD-like domain-containing protein translates to MRMSKEEWYQAWLHATPEWVDANMDGMLAYQGWSPMGVGAPATDEHVGYFGGVLPASVLHLWERFGFDGFGQGRWWFTDPYRWVPVVEAWLEGTPVPFPSQRWWCLARSAMGTMRLWGEVSGPALDVTPALGTVYPDAVSASRMSEAVMRERMGCTTLASPRRDTIDDDDTGVLVADWAIEHLGVLGAGQVYGLTPAYCFTGRVSLDQVGIEDATAHLTFLAQAQEHTLWEDFSAAAAQVAATIAAGDPGTGSDGTGGGPGAGS
- a CDS encoding AMP-binding protein, whose translation is MHDPSSSLPVRLVTGGTRAQDVMRLRALLAERLVARGLVEPGEARPQTSRLPVLVPVGPQEDPVEAEADMCRRLRGVPPGTDLVLRTSGSSTGTGRLVAVSARSLVASARATHARLGAAGRWVLALPAHHVAGLQVLVRSVLAGTAPLVVDTSTGFRVPALAGALHRALRGRDPVYLSLVPTQLVRALQDEETTRLLSRTKAVLLGGAATSPTLLSRARAAGTPLVTTYGASETAGGCVYDGLPLDGVEVALDAEDRILLRGPVLASGYVGDGSRAGACDIQQGARYHGAPLAGGTGQGAARQEDSTPLWRPGTRLPVALRPGFHLLPTALPGELPDEGGTGTVRVLATSDRGRLEDGRLVVLGRADGLINTGGVKVDPREVEDVLTGIEEVAEACVVGVPDQEWGTVVAAAVVLQPGAVLDGGAVRRCARERLGGTHAPKRVEVLDSLPLRGPGKVDRRAVQVLLSRS
- a CDS encoding Fic family protein — encoded protein: MAGERQYTKTHPWITFTFRADRLRPETWVLLGEAASKCEHLAGSALPPEVARELSLLSLERGAHGTTSIEGNTLTEKEVRAIIDGADDTPPSRAYQRQEIENLISLFNDIAEECVSGTPQPLSPERLKEQHARLMVGQPQKEDLEPGRFRTHSVVVGRYRGAPSEDCDYLVDRLCEWMNRELDSLGAVGHSMRQPQAVVLAVLAHLYMTWIHPFSDGNGRIARLLEFELLLRTGVPVPAAHLLSNHYNRTRDMYYAVLERTSRAKGYPVEEFVHYAVQGLVDGLREQIRTVQSSQLTIMWQSYVHERFHGQHTVARTRMRDLVLALPPDRWTPVGEVAVLTPELAQAYGGKTPKTITRDVNTLVMMGLVDKQARRGLRPRTELMAAFIPPRAA
- a CDS encoding 1,4-dihydroxy-2-naphthoate polyprenyltransferase — translated: MGENKGTHGTGGVGGTGDATSWAEVVRLRTLPAAVAPVVLGSGAAAALGTASLPRCLLAAGVALALQVGSNLANDYSDGVRGTDDDRTGPPRLTASGQVDPRSVKYAALGCFALAGVLGLVLVALAGQWWLLGVGAAAVAAAWFYTGGSRPYGYMGLGEVFVFVFFGLVATAGTAYVQDGNVPGWLWLAACGIGLIACSLLMVNNLRDIATDPRHGKMTLAVRLGERGARRAFVAMVCAPVVLAVAAVLWARADLGGVREAGTSGGSVWVLLAAVTVLAVVLGVMAARTLRPVVAGARGGALVPALRDAGLYELAYGVTLALALLLVAA
- a CDS encoding polymorphic toxin type 15 domain-containing protein, with protein sequence MAGRWRDRLRRRGRPAGPTAPASAAGPAGSSSGGVPGGGPVPGHSGGGGDGAALVASDMFTPGRAGGQEVLVWEGSVAAPASPLAWHSATPVEVFFHTGHHASTRVLAPEFTRQLDRQPNPSSTARDRKKFMDKVVDDLTRVHQLSWEDARARAAEVDRALVVLHESDQVTYGPSQPATTTEGWPSLGHGAVSSSLGPQNKPVATVLEQAALAVPADQRAYVRLLLRAVLTASPALAQDLRHGQVVLEPRTREQMSATSPRGPPWTPTHVAATLATDRAPWDPPPAQAQPATPARSKEAPAGADLSRTARLRERTARLRQASFPHPPTTAARTPPAQPQAGQPPQTGATPARPDQPPRPLTREEVLARITTQATQTAPHPTPDPHQKPEAQPRPEPLRPDPDLTR